The DNA region TCATTCTTAAAGGTTTAATTTCTTGATTACTAACTATAGGACTAATCAACTCTCCCTATACTGGGCTCTCTGAAAACTGAAAGCTCTTCAagacgtttttttttcaaaggttccaacattattatttatttaccaaTAAAATCACTTtcagaataccagacttttcagAATACCAGACATAAGCCAGTGTAAGGATGTTATGGTATTGGTAGATTTGACTGTATAAAGTATTGTAAATAACTAGATAACTATATCAGGTGTACTACTACTATAGTACTGGGAATAAGTGGCTACAAATAACAAACTTACAACAACTCCAAATCCATGACAATTTCATCTCTGGCAACTTTGTCTGTGTACACTTTTACTCCTCCAATTCTAGGAGGCTGACAAAAGAAGCACAAAAAATATGATTGATTAAACACAAAGAATAAGGAATAAAATGGAAGGAGGAAATGGAAGGAGGAAGAATTGGAAAATGGTTAGGAGGAAAGGGAAAGAAGTATATTAGCCAGTACAGGATATAAAAATATGATGtacattacaattttattaGATATGCATAAAATGCAACTAAATTCTCAGGTTTGAAATCAAATATTTCCTttttatactaggcctactaataaattatattattttatttttttattttatttcatactcatccaacagcgagtaacccgccaattacaggatggataaactatttaataatttcacaagacaaacatatacacaagatgctctacataaacaaagacttattattaagtctttgggagtggagttgtaatttgtcatgagaaaaaaaccctgacatatgacagggcttgaacccaggacccttagattggtagccaagcatcataaccaccaagccacagctccactataacaaattatattacaAACACAGGTTTTTCACAATCCACAAATATTGCTATACCCATTATGCATAATGTACATTTTCAACAGGATTTGATGAtgacataaaaatacaaatgtttatgagttgaatggaaTACTATTTTTAGTTGAAGACTGATTGTCCTATTCTAATGAGATATTAAGTAACTAAACTATATagaaaattctcaaaatgttacAAAAATTTTAGTTTGCATTTAAAATAGAACAATTATATCAAATGTTATTTATAGTAAAACTAATAAATTGAaacattgaaattaaaaaatcatacaAAACATACTTATTCTtttagtacagtacatactgcTTTTTTGTGGAAATATATGCTGTTTATGATGACATATGATACTGTACATCCAATAAAAAAGGGCCAATTAAAAAAGGTTAATTCAAGTCTAGATAATTATAGACAACCTGCAATACCAAGATCCATTAAAGtataaagaaagaagaaaaaacttACATATCGCCCTAGCTTGATCTTCTCAAACCTAAAAGATTTGAGATAAGATGGGAGGGCCTCTTGTACGGATGGTTCGACAGTCTCTTTCAATAAATCTGTTACATAACCTTCGATAAATGGCCACAGTTGCTTCACAATCTAAGCAAATTTTAGAAGAAGGTAATTTAGATAAATACTTCAATTGGAGCGTATTGGTATAAGACAACCTTTTTGAACATGGAAATGGAATATGGTGAAGGGGGAGGTGGAGAGAAACGGGTGCGGAGGAAAGATGGCAGAGATATATAGGGGTGGAGGATACAGGCAAAGAGAGAGAAGGGTGTGGAAGAGGGGAGGGATGCGTGAAGGGTGTGGAGGAGGGGGAGAGCAGTGAGAGAGGGATGTGGAGTAGGGAGGAGTGGTGAAAGAGAGATATGGAGGTGAGACAGATAAACTATAATCTTTGAACTTTCCTTAATGTATTCCTGCATACAGCCTACAACATCTAAAGACTTAAAACAACATACTGTAGTACAGGATATTGTGTCAGTATACTTTGAAATTATAACACACCCACAAAGGTCATGGGGACATCCTGTgcacattaaatattatttacagcaaattaaattcaaataatgATTTGAATATTGATTGCTTTGTTACTTGAAATTTGTGGTGAAAtcggttaatatggttaaaaaaaaaaaaatgtaaaacactgtattcaatgtactgtacagtacttctttgttttattatataatgtaaagtTGATAATACTTTACTTAGAAACATGTTAAAGGTTCTCAGATTTGGATTTTAATTGGAAGTAAAACTACCACTGTATAAAAAAAACGACTGTACCTTGTTTAACCATTCTGCCCTTTCGGTGTCTGGAAAATaaacctataaaaaaaacaataaacatactgtatttataaatgaaaacttgTTTTTCTAATATGGCAACCACTGCAATACAACTTCAgtttataaaacacattttcttttattttacaaaataatctatgGTTTTCTTTCTTTTGGGTTGGTTTTTCTCAATTTTGAATTGACTGAATTCTGTAATCAATACAGTACGATACCATAGCAGTTTTTGTACTGTAACTGATGACCTTACAATCAACTTACAAAGAAACTAAAATTGACTAAACTGTACAGTTTGGCACATAAATAGTTTTGTTAAACAAATTCTATGACATGTAGGATTATCTTGTGTAGGTTTTTCTTTCATCCTTTGAATTAGGGATTGGTATTCATTAGGAATGCTGAGTATGTTTAGCAGTGATCAATTCAAAATATCTTGCCTGTGTCGTGTACAGTTAACATGCTAGGTACAGTTGTAGAAGGTACACTTGTAGTAGGTACGATACAGTTGTAGTAGGTAgagttactgtactgtacacactGTGTGCTATATACAGGAATAATATGTCTATCACATTATCAGAGTATGTAGGTACTTTGAATTATCATAATAGTCACAGGGAAGCGAGATTGTGATGAAAACCAAATAAATGGACCCGAGTATCTTGATAAGCAGGCGGGTTGTATGCTCCTTAAATCAATTTCAaggaattatttatttatttacactgCTGTATCCTAACCAACAGGGCTTGTTATGACCCACACCAAACCAAAGGATTCACAAAGTGGGCCAGTGCTACGTACGAGTATTAAGTAGGCTGTTTGTAGTgctgtatttaattattttcactTACATACTGTAACTGTATCCTAACCAAGAGGGCTTGTTATGACCCACACCAATCCAAAGGATTCACAAAGTGGGCCAGTGCTGTATCTTGCGAGTACTGTATTCATTAACTAGGCACATGGTACGCTTCATTCAAATCAATTGCACAGGTTTTTTTACAGTTTAGTTACATACCTTATATTCTAACCACCTTCCTCTATGACATACTGTAGGGGGTAGTCTCACAATCTACTACAACAtcttaacctctgtctacactatcaaactagtttcacaaaaaaagtgtgatgtgcccaaatatggtagtaatatgacatcatgtctataggcacatcacattttttggttaataacgtttgatagtgtagaaagagctttggGCTTGATATTAGTTAGCTACAAACCAGGCCTACTGTAAACACTgtagatactgtactgtaaccCTAAATTTGCCATAAAAGTATGTAAACCCTTACACCGAAACTAATCTTCTGTATATTTCTGAGTTAGACTACTGTATGATGATTTATGCAAACAAAAGTATAGGGATGAGCCTATCAGCATGGTCAACCATGagtataattttgttaataGTTAAAAACAACCCACACAACATGCTATGATACTAGTGATGAATATCTCAATTGTacacttgtttttgttttttattaaccACAAGAATGGTTAAATCTTCAGAAAATATAACTACTAATCCTTGATAGATACAGTACACTATTCAGTTTATATGAATTGTTGTAAACATATCTAAATATAATGAAAGAGATAAATACTGTCAGTAGTGAAATAGTAAAATCAATAACAAGTTTTTATTTGGCACAATTATTGTGCTGTTGGTTTTACAGATTTACTGTAAAGTGGCACTACACTTTTTTGAAAAGTAAAACATGGTGTGGGTAGATACTACATTGTATATTGTACTTTTTCTATTTATGCGATTTGCACAATTTGAAACCTCACAAGGATCCTCTTGCACGAACATTTTCAATCCAAGTACcgtattttgatttaaatttagaaaatttcAAACAGTGCAAGGTATTTTCAGTATTTGATAAATCAATCAAAGCTTGTAATCTGTTAcgcataataaatataaaaaatgacattttataacacaagaaataaaacattttatgtttCAATCCGAGAGACGAGAAAGCGTGATTGGCTTGAGTGCATAATAGATTACGACAGGGATTTTCCTTTATAATGCCTTGTTACAGTGTTAACTTGTGTTAAAATAGCACAAGTTAcatgcaatttgaaattgcacCAAAAAATCCTcctgcaatttgaaattgcgcaataatttttattattatatgatgTTCATAAATCTGTGAAAATAAATACGATTATAATCGATGATACTGACACATACACAGTTTAACGAAATCTAGACCTAGCATTCATGATTCCTTTTATGCTGGCATAAAAAGTTGTAATTGCATCCACTGGAGGAAAATAGGCATCTGCTGAACTAACTACAGCAGAGTAGATtactggcctagcctagctagtagtagtagtacactATAGTAAGTAGTAGTAGGCCATTTCTTtacactaaattaaaataaagatttgatttacCCATGACGGCAATTCTTGAACAGCAGCTTCTATTACTTGTCTTTCACTTGTTACTGCTTGTCTGGCAACTAAAAGTTTGACTTCTTTTCTTTTAGTTGCTTTTTCACGAAGCAACAGTACAATCACTATCATGAATACCCAGCTACTACTGAAGCCACAGTATCCCATAAACCAAATCGAAAAAAGCATGAAAAATACACCGACATACTTCTTCAGAATTGGTAAGAGGTCATCTACAGCATGCGACGTTGTCTCTTTTATATCTGGTGTTGTCTCATCGTCTAAATTCGAATTTAAATCATCCGAATCTGCAGCTCCACTTGAGGTTGAAGCCTCCATGTTTCTtggtttagttagttgttttgTTATGAGGAATGCATTGGATGCAGTGAAGCGAGTAAAATAACCTTAATCAACGATATCCAGGTCAACCTTTTTTATGAGGgcgctataataataatattaacagaGCCATATAACTCTTTATAATATGGCtctgaatatatatatttgaacaTACACTTTTGTAACAGTGGCACATATTATCAGGTAGATTACATCTCCCTGATATTATGAAGGTGCGTTCTACATCAAAATTTACTAAAACCACATTACAATgctaactataataataataacaatgtaataatacaaaaaatcaaACAGTAGGCTACCCTGATATTTTACAAACCCCTTCACCACCTCAAATCTAGCCTCAACAAATCCGCATTTTTCTTGAATCAATATAACCTTTAAtaacatataaatttaaattaatacaaataaaatacagtaatgatCAAATTTTTACACAACAACACATCAAGTTTTAATTTAAGAGATCAGATCTTTTTTTCCAACATTTTTTCACGAGGCTCTTAGTATATAATTTATCCGTCAATTTTGCCAACTgcaattttttctttgcttcCAACTTTTCGAAATCTTGAAAAACTGTTTTAAAGCCATTggaaaaaagttgttttttaaattctgcAAATTCATCTTTTCTGATGCTATCAAGTGCAGCAAGTTAACAGAAAGTGAATTATATCTTCATTAttctttaaattacataaatcaataaataattttagcCGAGCCATAATTATTATGGCTCTGAATTTTCGAATACCAAAATACCGATATATAAGAATGACACTTCAGTTGGCAGAAAAATACACCAAACCGTTACGTTCGCTACATGATACAATGAGACGTGTACGCATGACCAATAAATTGCGTTGATGACGTTGATGACGACTAACCACTTCGATAAACAAAACTAAAACAAATTTAAGCAACAACTATAATCGATTCACAACTGTGAGATTATTAGAAAAGGAATCAAGAAACATAGACAATTATTTGACAATCTGTAATGATGATGacactatataaataataataaatacgttGAGTGAATAAAGTTTTCACTGTGTGTCACTTGCTCTTTCTGACAAATCATACAATATATTTCCAAATGTTGTCCTTAACTCCCACTGATTGATAGTGTACTTATAGTTTCGTTTAGTTATTcatgttttcttctttttctcaatattttctgttctggtttgtttttttattcaaaggtgaatgatcaataaataaacacaattatgATAAACGTCTTCacataaaactttaaaaatcaatcATTTAGATGCCGAGTTCCTATAACGTATTACAAAAAATAGATAGAAAAGCAGGTCTATAACAATGTGAACtacattaaatacattatactaCTAAATGACAAACGGACAAGAAATCCTATcgtaattgaaaacaaaaaaacaaaacacgtTAAACAAAACATGAGCAATTATAAGCATGCATGTATGGAGTTGAACCTCTCACTCTGATCATTATGAAAATAAACTGGGACTAATTATAAAATCAAAAATCAATGTATCAGATACTAtctattttcattaaaaaactgATCCTTGATAAATTCCAATATCATAGTATAAAACAAAGTACGATATCGTTCAACGAGTAAAGTctgaattataatattatttgtgtAACTAAACCATCTGTTGTTATAACATGTTCTGAATGACCTACGTCAATCGTTTCTTTATCATCCCGATATGTGTTTGATAACACACATGCGATTTTGTGATGTCACAGGATATAATTAGTAGCCCGCCTATAATTATCACCAGACTGTATCCATTAAAATTGTGAGATATTGGACAAAAGTTAATTAACACATAAACTAAACACTTTATTATCTCATTATAGGTGAGATAAgattatgaatatattatataaacacacaatactCAGACTAAACATAATTTTAGTTTGAAGGAGAGAAACAACTATACGTTGAGTGAATAAACTGAACGGCCTGGAATTCCAATCCAATCGCAAGCATTCATTTCGTAGAAAGAGCATCTACAATAGGTTATCTAAAACCTGAAACAGAAACTTAGAAGTTAGTTTCTTGTAAACCATCTTTCGAAATTACTGAACCCGGCTTTCAATTCATACACGGAAACAGCGGTCACAACAACAGAGACCATCCTGACGGAAAGCAATAAGACCTACTCCAAATTCAGTAAACCATTGttgaaatattattgttataataatcatttccTTCTTTATCAGCGTAAACTCAGCAGAATCAgatttaaaatgtacatttttcaGTGTATAACTGTTCTGGTCATCTTGGTAACACAATGCTTCGGACTGGTGAAATTCTCAGCTTTCAACATACAGACTTTTGGACAAAGCAAAATGGGGAAACCTGAAGTCGTTGACAAACTTGTAAAAGTAGGTACATTTTTGGAACCAAAAATCAACTCTACAATCACAATCTAGCTAGATTTTAGAAAATGTGGGAGTCAACATCACTTATGTTGACATAAATtagaaattacatttttaaatgtagtcataaaataattttaaaatcattaaattaattctTTTGCTCCGATTTACttaatttaacatttgattACAAGTTTGAGTTTGGCAGTGCTTGACATTTTAGTTTACCAGATAAGCTAGTTGACGTGATGTTGACGCAgatttgttttcttatttttatagattattatgAGGTACGATCTTGTCCTAATTCAAGAGATTCGAGACAGCAGTGGTACTAGCATTGTACAGCTGTTAAATGATGTGAATGCGTaagtaaaacaatatttataaatagcCAAAATTAAGGAAATGAAGTAAGATAACTTATgggtataaatatataatttctttcattttttcccCACCAGCGAATCTTCGTCCGATCCATACGAGGTAGCCATTGGGTCAAGAGTTGGACGTTCATCGTACAAAGAACAATACGCATTCTTCTACAAGTaaaccattattatttatttggtcactaaataaataaagataatttttaataaaaataaaaagcacTATGTTAAACTTCAATACTTGATTGGAGTGATATCTGCATGCCTGTCCAATTTTTCCAGTTTTTAGGCCTGTAACCTAATCATTTtgaatgaatatttaattaaataaaatattttggcctaggcctatatgaagtAAACTAAACGTGATTTGCAATGTTCTAGGAGGAGCAAGCTAACTGTAAGCGATACATACGAATACGAGGACGGAATCGAAGGTTACGATCCTCCCATTGACGAGTTCATTCGTGAGCCGTTTGTGGTGAGATTTAGTTCACCATCGACCCAAGTTAACGACTTTGCTATTATTCCTATCCATACTACTCCTGATGCGGCAGAAACCGAGATAGATAGTTTAACAGATGTTTACGATGACGTGGTATGTAAATGGGGTCTAGAGGTAAGGAATTAACTAAGACAACTAACATAATTAAATTCTATAATCAGTATACGAGTATAATATTATAGGCATAGTATTCTAATATAGACCTACTATTATCTTAGGATGTCATAATCGCAGGAGATTTTAACGCTGATTGTTCTTACGTCACAAAATCTGAATGGCCTTTCATTCGTCTGCGTACTCAAACAagatttgattggctgatttcaGATGACGAAGATACAACTGTATCGACCACAGACTGCGCATATGACAGGTAAACACCATGGTTTCAAAAAGTTTACTCACAACCATCATGAATCCACAACGATGACCACCACTGCCCGGAACGATGACTACTATGAATGTCCAGGACGATGACCACTACTATGATGACGTCTCTTGTGTATTCAAGAAGAGACTTTGTTGAGAACAAGCATTTATGTTCAGTTCAGTAATTGATTCAAATTAGAACAATCGAGAAATTATTATAGCATTTTAGAGCGTTTGCACAGTATGGAAACAGTAACCACACCGTTACTTACGGTTTAACCATTCTCCATTGTAGATTTGTTATCGCTGGTTCAAATCTGAAATCTAGCTATCAAACAGGATCTGCCGGAATTTTTGATTTTGAAAATGCTTATGGACTCACTTATGCCGAGGTACGGTAATCGAGTAGAACCAATAGATACGTGTATTTTGGAAAGTTTATGTAATATGTTTTTATGTGTCTAACCTTTTCACTagaatttaaattgaattaacaatattacaataatctCGATTTCAGGCAAAAGACGTGAGTGACCACTACCCGATTGAAATGGTATTAAAGTAGATTGATATGGAATGGGGTTTATGGAACCTGAGACTATACAATAGTTATCTCAGATGGAACAACAGTGGACTTTCACCAAGTCGTAAACTCCTTGGCTTACATAATATGAATATGTAAACATCAAATCTGCATTAAATttaaagtgaataaatattgaaattataaaatgtgtGGTTGTGTAGTGATGCTGTTATTTAATGTTATCATGTTACAATAAAAAGATGAACAGATAAAGAAAGAACCTTTCGAACAAAAACTTTGACATACATTATGTTATAATTAAaggaaaaaatatttgtatacagcATGCACTGTATCAGCTACTGGTTACTAGCACTTCCATAATAATAACGTGTCAGATAATTTAGATGTTCTATTTGTCCTTGTATACTGCTCTAAATTAATGTACAGCGCTttggtctttttttttttttttggaaaagcgcgttatatagtatagtatatataatactgtatatttcatAACGACGGTTGCCATCTCTATCTTCttcgaattaaaaaaaaaatcaaattctAGTGATCGAAGAATATGAACTTTGATGTACTAGTTGCCATCATTCATGTTTGGTTGATCGCGTATCATATCTAGCATTGTCAAAAATATAAAgtgaataaatattgaaattataataTGTGTATTGTTGCGGTTATTTAATGTTATCATGTTACAATAAAAACATGAGCAGATAAAGAGAGAACCTTTCGAACAAAAACATTGACATACATACATGATGTTATAATTTAAGCACAGATATAAATATAGCATGCACTGTATCAGCTATATTGGTTACCAGCACTTTAAGTTTCAAACATAATAATACTGCATACTTCATTTGAACGACGGTTGCCATCTCTATCTTCTTCGGaatttttttaatcgaattcTAGTAAACGAAAAATATGAACTTTGATGTTGCCATCATTCATGTTTGGTTGATCGCGCATATAATCGAATTCTAGTGAACGAAGAATATGAACTTTGATGTTGTCATCATTCATGTTTGGTTGATCGCGCATATGATTGCTCAAAACATTCAGAATATCATAATGAACAACAGTTTATAAGATCTCGGAGAAGAATACCAATTTATCTCTAACATATTTACtaataaatcattaattaatgaattgaCTTGTACCATTGAATCTTGGTACAAAGTCTACCATGTCTTACtcataatatgatatattataatattaaacacTGCAGTATTTCATCACAATTGTAGCTGATTACAATCACAACATCAAGATGTTAAAATATTGGCTGTTATTTGGGTTTGTCTTATCCGTTAATGCTGCGACGCctaatcaaaatgttattgGTGGCAGGAACCAGCTTAAAGCTCACGCAAGACCACGAAGGACAATAGGTTTTACaatctttatattttttatatttagacTTTAGTGAATATAGAATGGAAAGTTTTCAGGGGAAAAACACTTTTTCAAACTCTTGTATAGGCTGCAATGTCGtg from Antedon mediterranea chromosome 2, ecAntMedi1.1, whole genome shotgun sequence includes:
- the LOC140039706 gene encoding deoxyribonuclease-1-like codes for the protein MYIFQCITVLVILVTQCFGLVKFSAFNIQTFGQSKMGKPEVVDKLVKIIMRYDLVLIQEIRDSSGTSIVQLLNDVNAESSSDPYEVAIGSRVGRSSYKEQYAFFYKRSKLTVSDTYEYEDGIEGYDPPIDEFIREPFVVRFSSPSTQVNDFAIIPIHTTPDAAETEIDSLTDVYDDVVCKWGLEDVIIAGDFNADCSYVTKSEWPFIRLRTQTRFDWLISDDEDTTVSTTDCAYDRFVIAGSNLKSSYQTGSAGIFDFENAYGLTYAEAKDVSDHYPIEMVLK